A part of Astatotilapia calliptera chromosome 15, fAstCal1.2, whole genome shotgun sequence genomic DNA contains:
- the kcns3b gene encoding potassium voltage-gated channel subfamily S member 3, with translation MGYGQILHRRGDEEDQVHLNVGGVRHELDPDMVLRFPHTRLARLLCCQSEAAILELCDDYSPAEKEYYFDRNPRVFLCVLNFYHTGQIHMMEELCVFSFCQEIEYWGIKELHLSPCCSNWYHERKEYIEDRDWDIRSEDQQEPSFDSSFEELSALDKDLAKFKGAWCAEIRSYMWLRLEDPGHSRASKIIAVASLSVVLTSIVAMCVHSMPEFQRVDDSDRPIEDPVLTRLEAVCIVCFSAEFIIRLIVAPSRRKFLGNPLNIIDAASILPFYATLALETADEDSAEENEDIENVGKVVQVLRLMRILRILKLARHSIGLRALGATVRHSYQEVGLLLLFLSVGISIFSALIYFAEKEEDTDLGTIPSGWWWATITMTTVGYGDTCPVTVAGKIVATVCIICGLLVVALPITIIFNKFSKYYQRNKAMEGQCITKPERQDPELPHYNIRELLTGSVYPFIGSIAFRNSGSSGGDDTDASSLQDIEVYDNDACENGAAK, from the coding sequence ATGGGGTATGGGCAAATCCTCCACCGGCGAGGGGATGAGGAGGACCAGGTCCACCTCAATGTGGGAGGGGTACGGCATGAACTGGATCCTGATATGGTGCTCCGCTTTCCTCACACGCGTTTGGCTCGTCTGCTGTGCTGCCAGAGCGAGGCGGCAATCCTGGAGCTGTGTGACGACTACAGCCCGGCTGAGAAGGAGTACTACTTTGACAGGAATCCTCGGGTTTTCCTGTGCGTGCTTAACTTTTACCACACGGGACAAATCCACATGATGGAGGAGTTGTgcgttttttctttctgtcaagAGATTGAGTACTGGGGTATCAAGGAGCTCCACCTCAGCCCCTGCTGCAGCAACTGGTACCACGAGAGGAAGGAGTACATCGAGGACAGAGACTGGGACATCAGGAGCGAAGACCAGCAGGAGCCGAGCTTCGACTCCTCGTTTGAGGAGCTCTCTGCTCTCGATAAAGACCTCGCCAAGTTCAAAGGGGCCTGGTGTGCAGAAATTCGCAGCTACATGTGGCTCAGACTGGAGGATCCGGGTCACTCGAGAGCCTCGAAGATCATTGCTGTGGCTTCCCTCAGCGTGGTGTTGACCTCCATCGTTGCCATGTGTGTTCACAGCATGCCAGAGTTTCAGCGTGTGGATGACAGTGACAGGCCCATCGAGGACCCCGTGCTCACTAGACTGGAGGCGGTTTGCATCGTCTGCTTCTCCGCAGAGTTCATAATCAGGTTAATTGTCGCGCCCTCCCGACGGAAGTTTCTCGGAAACCCCTTGAACATAATCGACGCCGCTTCGATTTTGCCGTTTTATGCCACTTTAGCTCTGGAGACCGCCGACGAGGATAGCGCAGAGGAGAACGAGGACATAGAAAACGTGGGGAAAGTGGTGCAGGTTCTGCGCCTCATGCGGATTCTCAGAATCCTCAAACTGGCTCGCCACTCCATCGGACTGCGAGCGCTGGGGGCCACCGTCCGCCACAGCTACCAGGAGGTGGGCctgctccttctcttcctctcagTGGGAATCTCCATCTTTTCTGCTCTCATCTACTTCGCAGAGAAGGAAGAGGACACCGATTTGGGGACAATACCTTCAGGTTGGTGGTGGGCCACAATCACCATGACCACAGTCGGCTACGGGGACACCTGCCCCGTGACGGTGGCGGGGAAGATTGTGGCCACCGTGTGTATCATCTGTGGCCTGCTAGTGGTGGCTCTTCCCATCACCATCATCTTTAACAAGTTTTCAAAGTACTATCAAAGAAACAAAGCCATGGAGGGACAGTGCATCACCAAGCCCGAAAGACAAGACCCAGAACTCCCTCATTACAACATCAGGGAACTGTTAACGGGAAGCGTGTACCCCTTTATAGGAAGCATCGCCTTTAGGAACAGTGGGAGCAGCGGAGGGGACGATACGGACGCCTCCAGTCTCCAGGACATCGAGGTGTACGATAATGACGCTTGTGAAAATGGAGCAGCCAAATGA